A window from Theobroma cacao cultivar B97-61/B2 chromosome 3, Criollo_cocoa_genome_V2, whole genome shotgun sequence encodes these proteins:
- the LOC108661113 gene encoding putative RING-H2 finger protein ATL21A — MSFVLAFLLLLNVGATQDICVVKNCTLHGPPVRFPFWLKHKQPPHCGFPHPAFQLSCTGDQQTLLHLPRAVKMLVDDIDYKAQEIYLSDPDGCLNRQLPHLDLHFSASPFQLILDDYLEQPDNQGWS, encoded by the coding sequence ATGAGTTTCGTTTTGGCCTTCCTCTTGCTGCTCAACGTTGGAGCAACTCAGGACATATGCGTGGTGAAAAACTGCACACTCCATGGCCCGCCTGTCCGATTTCCCTTCTGGTTAAAACACAAGCAGCCGCCCCACTGTGGCTTTCCTCATCCTGCCTTTCAACTGTCCTGCACCGGAGATCAGCAAACCCTGCTCCACTTGCCACGGGCGGTGAAGATGTTGGTTGATGATATAGATTACAAAGCACAAGAGATTTACTTATCTGATCCGGATGGTTGCCTCAATAGGCAGCTCCCACATCTCGATCTCCATTTCTCTGCATCTCCCTTCCAGCTAATTCTCGATGACTACTTGGAACAACCAGATAATCAGGGGTGGAGCTAG
- the LOC18604193 gene encoding LOW QUALITY PROTEIN: rust resistance kinase Lr10 (The sequence of the model RefSeq protein was modified relative to this genomic sequence to represent the inferred CDS: inserted 1 base in 1 codon; substituted 1 base at 1 genomic stop codon), which yields MKKILKVLGSAPADNYTLFNCSANSNEKTCNGFINGFQIKAIPSSSTTYDNRLNCSKVVDISAIPEGLIDAQNLRLNWSNLICFRCEAEGKGCRLNNNTQDPTECYDIPNLKLPLHKGVVSTSFLLALIVIALHKLYHLHKTKKESQLKIEEFLXRYAYADIXRITNQFKKKLGEGGYGTVFKGRLSNDVLVAVKVLNNFKGNGEEFINEVGSMSRIHHVNVARLVGFCSDGYKRALVYEYLPNESLERFIFSTKAETHFLGWDKLQDIALGIAKGTEYLHQGCEQLILHFDIKPHKILLDHNFTPTISDFGLAKLCSKEQSAVSMTAARGTMGYIAPKVISRNFGNVSYKSDIYSFGMQRLEMVGGRKNIDVTVEKTSQVYFPEWVYNHLDKEEELGMRIEDERQSLIARKLSIVGLWCIQWFPVNRPSMKAVIQMLEGEADSLTLPPNPFASTDYMKLGGSKYKNPVGTELAIIAE from the exons atgaaaaaaattttaaaagttttgggGTCCGCCCCTGCAGATAACTACACCTTGTTCAACTGTTCAGCTAATTCCAATGAGAAAACTTGCAATGGCTTCATCAATGGCTTTCAAATTAAAGCTATTCCATCTTCTTCCACGACGTATGATAACCGGTTAAATTGCAGCAAGGTTGTTGACATCTCAGCAATTCCCGAAGGACTAATCGATGCACAGAATCTTCGCTTAAATTGGTCCAACCTGATATGCTTTAGGTGTGAAGCAGAAGGCAAAGGTTGTAGACTAAACAATAATACACAGGATCCAACAGAGTGTTATGACATCCCCAATCTCAAACTCCCCCTACATAAAG GTGTAGTCTCAACTTCGTTTCTTCTTGCACTGATTGTAATTGCCCTTCACAAGTTGTACCATTTacacaaaacaaagaaagagagCCAACTCAAGATTGAAGAGTTTT GAAGATACGCTTACGCTGATATTTAGAGAATAACAAATCAATTCAAGAAGAAACTTGGAGAAGGAGGTTATGGAACTGTGTTCAAAGGAAGACTTTCCAATGATGTTTTGGTAGCTGTTAAGGTCCTTAACAATTTCAAAGGAAATGGTGAAGAGTTCATCAACGAAGTGGGCTCAATGAGTAGAATCCACCATGTCAATGTAGCTCGCTTGGTTGGATTTTGCTCTGATGGATATAAACGAGCTCTTGTTTATGAGTATTTGCCCAATGAGTCATTGGAGAGGTTCATATTTTCTACCAAGGCTGAGACTCATTTCCTTGGTTGGGATAAGCTTCAAGATATTGCTCTAGGCATAGCCAAAGGGACTGAATACCTTCATCAAGGTTGTGAGCAACTAATCCTCCATTTTGACATCAAACCTCACAAGATTTTGTTAGACCACAACTTCACCCCTACGATCTCTGACTTTGGTCTAGCTAAGCTGTGTTCCAAGGAGCAAAGTGCTGTTTCCATGACAGCAGCCAGAGGAACCATGGGTTACATAGCACCTAAGGTAATCTCTAGGAACTTTGGAAATGTTTCATATAAATCAGATATTTATAGTTTTGGAATGCAACGACTTGAAATGGTTGGAGGGAGAAAAAACATTGATGTTACAGTGGAGAAAACAAGTCAGGTCTACTTCCCAGAATGGGTGTATAATCATTTGGACAAAGAAGAAGAGTTAGGAATGAGAATTGAAGATGAAAGGCAATCCTTGATAGCAAGAAAACTTTCAATTGTTGGACTATGGTGCATTCAATGGTTTCCAGTAAATCGTCCTTCAATGAAAGCTGTTATTCAAATGTTGGAAG